Proteins encoded by one window of Arachis hypogaea cultivar Tifrunner chromosome 1, arahy.Tifrunner.gnm2.J5K5, whole genome shotgun sequence:
- the LOC112708693 gene encoding histone deacetylase 15 — MGTGAIGGSRFTNGEAENSVHKQAEQAPIERFVGRSQDLLSDGSNAVTVDPGEQSRPPVAPAKSHQKDLTFQDMYLNQYAFDDEDDDDSDWEPFQLPVSRVEVIKWFCKNCTMANLDGVVLCDICGEHKDSKIVNFGFFASSLADDDDLNGVQPKIKGLTDCGSQDSETISSTAIGFDERMLLHAEVEKKPSLHPERPDRLRAIAASLARAGIFPGRCFPIPAREITREELVMVHSLEQINSVEVTSQAFSSYFTADTYANEHSALAARLAAGLCADLASAIVSGHAKNGFALVRPPGHHAGVAHAMGFCLHNNAAVAALAAQAAGARKVLILDWDVHHGNGTQEIFNRNKSVLYISLHRHERGLFYPGTGAADEVGSRGAEGFCVNIPWSRGGVGDNDYIFAFQNVVLPIASEFAPDFTIISAGFDAARGDPLGCCDVTPSGYAQMTHMLNTLSGGKMLVILEGGYNLRSISSSATAVIKVLLGDNPECEPENSVPSAAGLQTVMNVLKIQKNYWPSLGPIFTDVQSQWRIEYRRLKRKRVKKQRRVLAPMWWQWGRKSFLFHFLNGHLSVKSK; from the exons ATGGGTACTGGAGCAATCGGAGGGAGCCGTTTCACCAATGGGGAAGCTGAGAACAGTGTTCACAAGCAAGCTGAACAAGCTCCCATTGAACGGTTTGTAGGTAGAAGCCAAGACTTGCTCTCTGATGGAAGCAATGCAGTAACGGTAGACCCTGGAGAACAGTCACGCCCACCCGTAGCC CCTGCAAAGAGCCACCAGAAGGATCTAACATTTCAGGATATGTATCTAAACCAATATGCGTTCGATGATGAGGACGACGATGACAGTGACTGGGAGCCCTTTCAACTGCCAGTTAGCAGGGTCGAAGTTATCAAGTGGTTCTGTAAAAATTGTACAATGGCTAACCTTGACGGCGTCGTTCTTTGTGAT ATATGTGGGGAGCATAAGGATTCTAAAATCGTAAATTTTGGGTTTTTCGCTTCTTCCTTAGCAGATGATGATGATCTGAATGGGGTCCAGCCAAAAATAAAAGGGCTAACAG ATTGTGGCTCACAGGATTCAGAAACAATTAGTTCTACAGCAATAGGCTTTGATGAGAGAATGTTATTACATGCAGAA GTTGAAAAGAAACCGAGTCTTCATCCTGAAAGGCCAGATCGTCTTCGAGCCATTGCTGCTAGTCTTGCTAGAGCTG GTATATTTCCAGGAAGATGCTTTCCAATTCCTGCTAGAGAAATAACTCGAGAAGAACTTGTTATG GTTCATTCTTTGGAGCAAATTAATTCTGTGGAAGTTACAAGCCAGGCATTTTCTAG CTATTTCACTGCAGACACATATGCCAATGAGCATTCCGCCCTTGCTGCTAGGTTGGCTGCTGGGTTGTGTGCTGATCTGGCATCAGCAATTGTTTCTGGCCATGCCAAAAACGGATTTGCTTTG GTTAGGCCTCCTGGTCATCATGCTGGTGTAGCACATGCAATGGGGTTCTGCCTTCACAATAATGCTGCTGTAGCAGCATTGGCAGCTCAGGCAGCAGGGGCTAGGAAGGTGCTAATTTTAGACTGG GACGTTCATCATGGAAACGGTACACAGGAAATTTTTAATAGAAACAAATCG GTCTTGTATATATCATTGCATAGACACGAGAGAGGTTTGTTTTATCCTGGTACTGGAGCTGCTGATGAG GTTGGTAGTAGGGGTGCTGAAGGATTTTGTGtaaatattccatggagtcgagGAGGAGTTGGtgataatgattatatttttgcATTTCAGAATGTTGTCCTTCCTATAG CTTCTGAGTTTGCTCCAGATTTCACCATAATATCCGCAGGTTTTGATGCTGCAAGAGGTGATCCCCTAGGATGTTGCGAT GTTACTCCGTCAGGCTATGCACAGATGACACATATGTTGAACACCCTTTCTGGTGGAAAAATGCTTGTTATTCTCGAAGGCGG CTACAATCTTCGTTCCATATCTTCATCTGCCACTGCAGTAATCAAG GTATTGCTGGGTGATAATCCTGAATGTGAACCGGAAAACAGCGTTCCTTCTGCAGCCGGCCTGCAAACTGTCATGAATGTCCTCAAAATTCAAAAGAATTATTGGCCATCCTTGGGACCCATCTTTACTGATGTGCAGTCACAATGGAGAATTGAGTATCGCAGACTAAAGA GAAAACGTGTCAAGAAGCAGCGCAGAGTCCTGGCTCCTATGTGGTGGCAGTGGGGTAGAAAAAGTTTCTTGTTCCATTTCTTGAATGGCCACCTTAGTGTAAAATCAAAATGA
- the LOC112708724 gene encoding transcription factor SRM1 produces MSSSSGTIWSYEEEKAFENAIAMHWIEEDSKEQWEKIGEEVPSKTIEELKQHYQLLVEDVTAIEAGQIPFPNYTSEETTSSSKDLHGSSKSSNSDKRSNCNYGSGFSGLGHDSSTSHNGKGSLSRSSEQERRKGIPWTEEEHRLFLLGLDKFGKGDWRSISRNFVISRTPTQVASHAQKYFIRLNSMNRDRRRSSIHDITSVNNGDVANNQAPITGQHGGTTISSSTIAMGQSMKHRAQPHHHHHHIPAGLGMYGAPVGHPVAAPHGHMASAVGTPVMLPPGPHPHPHPHPHHPPYVVPLAYPMAPPTMHQ; encoded by the exons ATGTCATCATCAAGTGGAACCATTTGGAGCTATGAAGAAGAGAAAGCATTTGAGAATGCCATAGCCATGCATTGGATTGAAGAAGACTCAAAAGAGCAATGGGAGAAGATTGGTGAAGAAGTTCCAAGCAAAACCATAGAAGAATTGAAGCAACATTACCAGTTACTAGTGGAAGATGTAACTGCAATAGAAGCTGGTCAAATACCATTCCCAAACTATACATCAGAAGAAACTACATCTTCAAGTAAAGATCTCCATGGatcttccaagtcttcaaatTCTGATAAGAGATCAAATTGTAACTATGGAAGTGGATTCTCTGGCTTAGGACATGATTCCTCAACCTCTCATAATGGTAAAGGATCCTTGTCAAGATCATCAGAACAAGAAAGGAGAAAAGGAATTCCATGGACAGAAGAAGAACACAG gCTATTCTTACTTGGTCTAGACAAGTTTGGAAAAGGAGATTGGAGAAGCATTTCAAGGAACTTTGTGATTTCAAGGACTCCAACACAAGTAGCAAGTCATGCACAAAAGTACTTCATAAGATTGAACTCAATGAATAGAGATAGAAGAAGGTCTAGTATCCATGACATTACAAGTGTCAACAATGGAGATGTGGCCAATAATCAAGCACCAATTACAGGACAGCATGGAGGCACAACAATCTCATCAAGCACAATAGCTATGGGACAATCAATGAAGCATAGAGCACAAccacaccatcatcatcatcatataccTGCTGGTTTAGGCATGTATGGTGCACCAGTTGGGCACCCTGTGGCTGCTCCTCATGGCCATATGGCATCTGCAGTTGGAACTCCGGTCATGCTTCCTCCCGGACCGCACCCTCATCCGCATCCACATCCTCATCATCCACCTTATGTTGTTCCTCTTGCTTATCCAATGGCACCTCCAACAATGCACCAATAA